The following proteins are encoded in a genomic region of Pelodictyon phaeoclathratiforme BU-1:
- a CDS encoding hydrogenase iron-sulfur subunit, translating into MSEPFEPKIVAFVCTYCTYAGADLAGTSRLKYAPNVRIVRLPCTGRISPMFILKALQKGADGVLVSGCHPGDCHFTHGNYHARRRWIVFRALLDFAGISPERVKYSWISAAEGGKFADLINSVTEDIRTLGPFDQYHQLIKESESPATL; encoded by the coding sequence ATGAGTGAACCATTTGAACCGAAGATTGTTGCTTTTGTCTGTACCTACTGCACCTATGCCGGAGCTGATCTGGCGGGAACCAGTCGGCTGAAATACGCACCCAATGTCCGCATTGTCCGTCTTCCCTGTACAGGAAGAATCAGCCCTATGTTTATTCTGAAAGCACTGCAGAAGGGGGCGGACGGTGTACTTGTCAGCGGCTGCCATCCGGGTGACTGCCATTTTACTCACGGCAACTACCACGCACGTCGCCGCTGGATTGTTTTTCGCGCCCTCCTTGACTTCGCAGGCATATCGCCGGAACGGGTAAAATATTCATGGATAAGCGCTGCTGAAGGGGGAAAGTTTGCCGATCTCATCAACAGCGTCACGGAAGATATTCGTACTCTTGGCCCTTTTGATCAATATCACCAATTGATCAAAGAGAGTGAATCACCGGCGACACTTTAA
- a CDS encoding CoB--CoM heterodisulfide reductase iron-sulfur subunit A family protein: MAKIGVFICHCGENVAAKVDCTRLAAAMGEHPGVAVSVEYKYFCSDPGQESVKKAIRDNNLTGIVIAACSPRMHEATFRKACAEAGLNPYLCEIANIREQCSWVHTDVNMATEKAMDITRSMVEKVKRNNKLQPIEVPVTRRALVIGGGIAGLQAALDIANAGQEVVLVEREPSLGGHMAQLSETFPTLDCSQCIMTPRMVETAQHPNIRLLTYAEVESVDGYIGNFKVRIRMKSRYVDIHKCTGCGECMTKCPVKKISSEFDCALGKRTAIYTPFAQSVPNIPVIDKASCIFFKNGKCKVCQKTCQINAIDFEMQDEFIDLEIGAIVVATGFQIQNTAVYGEYGYGKFPDVITGLQFERLASASGPTAGKILRPSDGSEPQNVVFIQCAGSRDPSKGVRYCSKICCMYTAKHAMLYAHKAHEGKTHIFYMDIRAAGKGYDEFTRRAIEDDEASYIRGRVSKVWQENGKLMVRGVDTLLGKPVTVVADMVVLATAMVPQSDAKEFAKIIGIAYDEYGFYNEAHLKLRPVESSTAGVFLAGACQSPKDIPDSVAQASATASKVLALFSKETLEREPVIAMNNEATCAGCWGCVLACPYNAIEKKDIRDRSGRLIKQVAYINPGLCQGCGTCVTFCRSNSIDLAGFTEKQIFAEVMGL; encoded by the coding sequence GTCTCTGTCGAATACAAATATTTCTGCTCGGATCCTGGCCAGGAAAGCGTCAAAAAAGCGATTCGCGATAATAACCTTACCGGGATAGTCATTGCTGCCTGTTCACCGAGAATGCATGAAGCCACCTTCCGCAAGGCATGTGCTGAAGCGGGTCTGAACCCCTATCTCTGTGAAATCGCCAACATTCGGGAACAATGTTCATGGGTGCATACCGACGTGAATATGGCAACTGAAAAAGCCATGGACATCACCCGTTCAATGGTCGAAAAGGTAAAGCGCAACAACAAACTCCAGCCTATTGAGGTACCGGTAACCCGCAGGGCTCTGGTCATCGGAGGAGGTATCGCGGGACTCCAGGCTGCGCTTGATATTGCCAATGCCGGCCAGGAAGTTGTGCTTGTCGAGCGTGAACCCTCACTTGGCGGTCACATGGCCCAGTTGTCGGAAACCTTCCCGACACTCGACTGCTCGCAGTGCATTATGACCCCCCGGATGGTTGAGACCGCCCAACATCCAAATATTCGACTTCTTACCTATGCGGAAGTCGAGAGTGTTGATGGCTACATCGGCAATTTCAAGGTCAGGATCCGCATGAAATCGCGCTATGTTGACATACACAAATGTACAGGCTGTGGTGAGTGCATGACCAAATGCCCGGTCAAAAAAATCTCAAGTGAATTTGACTGCGCTCTTGGCAAACGTACAGCAATTTATACCCCCTTCGCCCAATCCGTTCCGAACATACCGGTTATTGACAAGGCAAGTTGCATCTTCTTTAAAAACGGTAAATGCAAGGTATGCCAGAAAACCTGTCAAATCAATGCGATTGATTTTGAGATGCAGGATGAATTCATAGATCTCGAAATAGGAGCTATTGTTGTCGCAACAGGGTTCCAGATCCAGAACACGGCTGTATACGGCGAGTATGGCTACGGAAAATTTCCGGACGTCATCACCGGCCTGCAATTTGAACGCCTCGCTTCAGCAAGCGGCCCTACTGCCGGAAAAATTCTTCGTCCTTCTGACGGATCGGAGCCGCAAAATGTTGTTTTTATCCAATGTGCAGGGTCACGCGATCCATCAAAAGGGGTACGCTATTGCTCCAAGATCTGCTGCATGTACACCGCAAAACATGCCATGCTCTACGCCCATAAGGCGCATGAGGGAAAAACCCATATTTTTTATATGGATATCCGTGCGGCAGGAAAAGGCTATGATGAATTTACCCGGCGTGCTATTGAAGATGATGAAGCATCCTATATCCGGGGCAGAGTGAGCAAAGTATGGCAGGAAAACGGCAAACTGATGGTACGGGGTGTCGATACCCTTCTCGGCAAGCCCGTTACCGTCGTTGCTGATATGGTTGTTCTTGCCACCGCTATGGTACCACAGTCCGATGCCAAAGAGTTTGCAAAAATCATCGGTATCGCTTATGACGAATACGGTTTTTACAACGAAGCCCATCTCAAGCTCCGCCCTGTTGAATCATCCACGGCTGGCGTATTCCTTGCCGGAGCATGCCAGTCGCCAAAAGATATTCCCGACTCGGTTGCCCAGGCATCGGCAACGGCAAGCAAGGTACTCGCCCTCTTCAGCAAGGAGACGCTTGAGCGCGAACCGGTTATTGCCATGAACAACGAGGCAACCTGCGCCGGATGCTGGGGCTGCGTTCTCGCCTGTCCCTACAATGCCATCGAGAAAAAAGATATTCGCGACCGTTCCGGTCGACTTATTAAACAGGTCGCATATATCAATCCCGGCCTCTGTCAAGGCTGTGGCACCTGTGTAACCTTTTGCCGCTCGAACAGTATCGATCTGGCAGGATTTACTGAAAAACAGATCTTTGCTGAAGTGATGGGCCTCTGA